The following are encoded in a window of Persicobacter psychrovividus genomic DNA:
- a CDS encoding PAS domain-containing sensor histidine kinase, translating into METKKLLNAILDSSMHPIIHYNACRNGAGEIVDFEYGFVNEIARELLISRWVPLPIEGKRLLTYFPEVKNSALTKAFRRVIKTGKAEEIEYLHHAAVGSEHWYLISIVKHDDGITCTLQDVSKLKSTLFELDHKNRKYHRLFEQSMEPVFVMDEHYMVVDSNNVFDRMFGDLCDEQIDRLFCNEEDWQFVSAKLKKKRLLKEFEADLKSRRGKKVEALINISPVFDEGSETYEYLGVVRDLSARKQADREIMMAEKLSMTGKIARTIAHEVRNPLTNLSLALEQLKDEVGEGVEDADLYFDIIDRNAKRIGALISDLLNSSKPKALILKSGNMNEVLEHVANLVADRMRLQDIKLNMQLKSPLPEYEMDAEQLHTAFLNIIVNAMEAVAEKRGVIFIKTRKFKKHLEVIVEDNGKGIPAEELQEMFEPYFTRKREGTGLGLTTVQNIIRSHDGKIRVESKVGIGTKFIVSFPLR; encoded by the coding sequence ATGGAAACGAAGAAACTGTTGAATGCTATTTTGGATTCCTCGATGCACCCCATTATTCATTATAATGCGTGTAGGAATGGCGCTGGAGAAATTGTCGATTTTGAGTATGGCTTCGTGAATGAGATTGCAAGGGAGTTGCTGATATCGCGTTGGGTGCCTTTGCCAATAGAAGGCAAGCGACTGCTGACTTACTTTCCTGAAGTGAAAAATTCGGCACTGACGAAGGCTTTTCGGCGGGTGATTAAAACAGGGAAAGCCGAGGAAATAGAGTACCTTCACCATGCTGCTGTAGGCTCCGAGCACTGGTACCTGATCAGTATTGTCAAGCACGACGACGGCATCACCTGTACTCTTCAGGATGTCAGTAAACTTAAATCGACCTTATTTGAACTTGACCATAAAAACCGCAAATATCATCGGCTTTTTGAGCAATCTATGGAGCCCGTATTTGTGATGGATGAGCATTATATGGTGGTGGATAGCAATAATGTGTTCGACAGGATGTTTGGTGACCTTTGTGACGAGCAGATTGATCGACTTTTTTGCAATGAAGAGGACTGGCAGTTTGTAAGTGCGAAGCTTAAAAAGAAGCGGCTGCTCAAGGAATTTGAGGCTGATTTGAAAAGCCGAAGAGGTAAGAAGGTCGAAGCCTTAATCAATATTTCGCCGGTGTTTGATGAAGGAAGTGAGACTTATGAATACCTTGGTGTGGTGCGCGACCTTTCGGCGAGGAAACAGGCCGATCGTGAAATCATGATGGCAGAGAAACTCTCCATGACAGGGAAGATTGCCCGAACGATCGCTCATGAGGTTAGAAATCCGCTGACAAATTTATCTCTGGCTTTGGAACAGCTGAAGGATGAAGTGGGCGAAGGCGTTGAAGATGCAGATTTATATTTTGATATTATCGACCGAAATGCCAAGAGAATAGGGGCGCTGATCAGCGATCTGCTGAATTCTTCCAAACCGAAAGCCCTGATCCTGAAGTCAGGAAATATGAATGAGGTGTTGGAGCATGTCGCCAATTTAGTGGCAGACAGGATGCGCCTGCAAGATATAAAACTGAACATGCAACTGAAGTCGCCATTGCCTGAGTATGAAATGGACGCGGAGCAATTGCACACTGCTTTTTTAAACATTATCGTTAACGCGATGGAGGCGGTTGCAGAGAAGCGCGGGGTGATTTTCATCAAGACGCGTAAGTTCAAAAAACACCTTGAAGTGATTGTTGAAGACAACGGAAAAGGAATACCTGCTGAGGAATTACAGGAAATGTTTGAACCTTATTTTACCCGAAAAAGGGAAGGGACAGGCTTGGGATTGACCACCGTTCAGAATATTATCCGCAGTCATGATGGCAAGATTCGGGTGGAAAGTAAAGTAGGCATCGGGACGAAGTTCATTGTATCCTTCCCGTTGCGCTAA
- a CDS encoding response regulator: protein MKIIIIDDEKEICLMLGKILAKLGHRVHCAHDCANAKILLKREQATLYFLDLNLPDGSGFDLISFIDHPANIYFMSAWDGESERKQVEALNVNGFIHKPFTKKDITLIIDQLPNE, encoded by the coding sequence ATGAAGATTATAATCATAGATGATGAGAAGGAGATCTGCCTAATGCTCGGGAAAATATTAGCAAAACTCGGGCACAGGGTGCATTGTGCGCATGATTGTGCCAATGCCAAAATCCTCCTGAAAAGGGAGCAGGCAACTCTGTATTTTCTGGATTTAAACCTGCCTGATGGCTCAGGTTTTGATCTCATCTCATTCATCGATCATCCTGCAAACATTTACTTTATGAGTGCTTGGGATGGTGAGTCTGAACGTAAGCAGGTAGAGGCGTTGAATGTGAACGGCTTTATTCATAAGCCATTTACAAAAAAAGACATTACCTTAATAATTGACCAATTGCCAAATGAGTAA
- a CDS encoding DNA starvation/stationary phase protection protein, protein MTIAEKKSLRPFVRLGYTKLETAEIVDKLNKLLANYAVHYQKLRNFHWNVKGADFFEIHERFEQQYNIAKVNIDEIAERIRVFGQRPLSTMQEFLDHAEIKEVHKEMTAMEMVKEILRDYEALLEFSFDVIDSAIENGDSGTEDMMKGYVKQIEKDHWMFTAFSSEK, encoded by the coding sequence ATGACTATTGCAGAAAAAAAATCATTACGACCGTTCGTACGTTTAGGATATACCAAATTGGAAACCGCCGAAATCGTGGACAAGCTGAACAAGCTATTGGCCAATTATGCGGTGCATTACCAAAAGCTGAGGAATTTCCACTGGAACGTTAAAGGGGCGGATTTCTTCGAGATTCATGAACGTTTTGAGCAGCAATATAATATCGCCAAAGTAAACATAGATGAAATAGCGGAGCGAATTCGCGTGTTTGGGCAGCGTCCACTGAGTACGATGCAGGAGTTTTTGGACCATGCCGAAATTAAAGAGGTCCATAAGGAGATGACCGCCATGGAAATGGTGAAAGAGATTTTAAGGGACTATGAAGCCCTGCTGGAATTTTCTTTCGATGTGATCGATTCAGCCATTGAAAATGGTGACAGTGGAACCGAGGACATGATGAAAGGATATGTGAAACAAATTGAGAAAGACCACTGGATGTTTACGGCTTTTTCTTCGGAAAAATAA
- a CDS encoding universal stress protein produces the protein MNISKLNIIAATNFTPASEHAYQFAKHMMATQEAHFTLLHAYQAVSPTTTLTASPTPIVPPEHYEKDLKQRLHQEAERLRLDPKESTYFDCGSLAEVIKRYEEVTKPDLVVLGAREKGTVERMMTNTHTLSLLEEIDTPILSIPKEATQPIISKITLVAEDQEMLTPERLNKLKAIFGTHMPQVALVCVEEVSKTKLVEAGLDIQYYTKPVAPTQVLDTVEESPFDTAKEQILRSKPDLIVTLLKTPNFAEKIFKNSLMDKLIYQDNLPIILM, from the coding sequence ATGAACATATCGAAATTGAATATTATTGCCGCCACAAACTTTACACCTGCATCAGAGCACGCTTATCAGTTTGCAAAACACATGATGGCTACACAGGAAGCGCATTTTACCCTTTTACACGCTTATCAGGCCGTTTCCCCTACAACAACGCTTACCGCAAGCCCAACGCCAATTGTTCCGCCTGAACATTACGAGAAAGACCTGAAGCAACGCCTGCACCAAGAAGCTGAACGCCTCAGACTTGACCCGAAGGAGTCCACCTATTTTGATTGTGGTTCTTTGGCTGAAGTCATTAAAAGGTATGAAGAGGTTACAAAGCCCGATTTGGTGGTACTCGGTGCCAGAGAGAAAGGAACCGTTGAACGAATGATGACCAATACGCACACGCTGTCATTGCTTGAAGAAATTGATACGCCAATTTTATCCATTCCTAAGGAAGCCACTCAGCCTATCATCAGTAAAATTACACTGGTAGCCGAAGATCAGGAAATGCTTACCCCCGAAAGACTGAATAAGCTGAAGGCCATTTTCGGAACGCACATGCCTCAGGTTGCTTTGGTATGTGTTGAGGAAGTTTCCAAAACCAAGCTCGTGGAAGCAGGGCTGGATATTCAATATTATACAAAACCTGTGGCACCAACCCAGGTACTCGATACCGTAGAGGAAAGTCCTTTTGATACCGCCAAGGAACAAATTTTACGTTCTAAGCCCGATTTGATCGTTACACTGCTAAAGACGCCCAACTTTGCGGAAAAAATCTTTAAAAACAGTCTGATGGATAAGCTCATTTATCAAGATAATTTGCCCATTATACTTATGTAA
- a CDS encoding sigma-54 dependent transcriptional regulator — protein MSKILIIDDDADICLLLKKFLEKKGYEVATAKNGKQGEEIFKETFFDVILCDLKLPDYSGIEMLQKIKIIHPKSLVIIITGYGDVKLAVDAFKKGASDYVTKPLYPDEILLTIKNVLQKAHSAEQGVPVKNTTSPAPQTNTWEYIVGESPQAKTVYKNIQLIAPTDLSVIISGETGTGKEYVARAIHQLSKRSAKPFVAIDCGSLTKDLASSELFGHIKGAFTGAIQDKKGSFELANGGTLFLDEIGNLSYENQVKLLRVLQERKVRAVGGSKDVPIDVRVIVATNDNLKQSIMAGSFREDIYHRLNEFKIELSPLRERPDDIHTFAKLFIQNANKVLGKSVDNLEEKALSILKKYQWYGNLRELKNVMQRAVLLSADRLITRDHLPQELFLPVTEEEELQVAEQSGQPLPLKEVVEQAEKQAILFALTYHAFNKSKTAEALRVDRKTLYNKLKQYNIEP, from the coding sequence ATGAGTAAAATACTAATTATAGACGATGATGCTGACATCTGCCTATTATTGAAGAAGTTTCTGGAGAAGAAGGGCTATGAGGTTGCTACTGCAAAAAACGGTAAGCAAGGGGAAGAAATCTTCAAAGAAACATTTTTCGACGTAATTCTCTGTGACTTGAAACTCCCTGATTATTCGGGAATTGAAATGCTACAGAAAATAAAAATCATTCATCCTAAATCCCTGGTGATCATTATTACAGGTTACGGTGATGTGAAATTAGCCGTGGACGCCTTTAAAAAAGGTGCCTCAGATTATGTTACCAAACCCCTGTATCCAGATGAGATCCTGCTGACGATCAAGAATGTGCTGCAGAAAGCCCATTCAGCAGAACAGGGTGTGCCTGTTAAAAATACCACTTCACCAGCGCCACAAACAAACACCTGGGAATACATTGTTGGTGAAAGCCCACAGGCGAAAACCGTTTACAAGAATATTCAGCTGATTGCCCCAACCGATTTGTCGGTGATTATTTCTGGTGAAACAGGTACAGGAAAAGAATATGTGGCACGTGCCATTCACCAACTCAGCAAGCGTTCTGCAAAGCCTTTTGTGGCAATAGACTGTGGATCACTTACTAAAGACCTGGCAAGCAGCGAATTATTTGGGCATATCAAAGGTGCCTTTACCGGTGCTATTCAAGATAAAAAAGGTAGTTTTGAACTGGCCAATGGAGGGACACTCTTTCTCGATGAAATCGGAAATCTTTCTTATGAGAACCAGGTGAAGCTACTTCGGGTTTTGCAAGAAAGGAAAGTCCGTGCCGTTGGTGGCAGTAAAGATGTGCCCATTGATGTGCGTGTGATCGTGGCGACAAATGATAACCTGAAGCAATCTATTATGGCAGGGAGTTTCAGGGAAGATATTTATCATCGCCTGAACGAATTTAAGATTGAACTAAGCCCTTTACGTGAGCGCCCAGATGATATCCATACCTTCGCCAAATTGTTTATTCAAAATGCCAATAAGGTTTTGGGAAAATCTGTTGATAACCTTGAGGAAAAGGCACTTAGCATATTGAAAAAATACCAGTGGTACGGAAATTTACGCGAGCTGAAAAACGTCATGCAGCGTGCTGTTTTATTATCCGCTGATCGTTTGATTACTCGTGACCATTTACCGCAAGAGCTTTTCTTGCCTGTTACGGAGGAAGAAGAATTACAAGTCGCTGAACAAAGCGGGCAACCATTACCCTTAAAAGAGGTGGTGGAGCAAGCCGAGAAACAAGCGATTTTGTTTGCACTGACCTATCATGCTTTCAATAAATCGAAAACGGCAGAAGCACTGCGAGTCGACCGAAAAACCCTATACAATAAACTGAAGCAATATAATATAGAGCCTTAG
- a CDS encoding mechanosensitive ion channel family protein — protein MDFSLSQAINIISEKLMEWLKSFTAMLPNFVIAILVLVLFIIIAKLIRRLSNKLVGNFSDRPVIKSLFSNSIYVAVIILGLLIGLKILHLEQAVGSLLAGAGIIGLALGFAFQDISANLISGVMMAFRRPIEVGQLIESNGFIGKVDKINLRVTQIKSLDGKHVLIPNKDVYQNPIINYTKDSDRRVDLAVGVGYEDDLEKAKKLAIDAVQQIDGLKQGREVKLFYTEFGGSSINYVIQFWLSEAGQQFFLEARSQAIMNIKKAYAEGGIDIPFPIRTLDVPQELIDAIANKTDQQSAEDSKASKKSSQGEKGDTQ, from the coding sequence ATGGATTTTTCACTATCGCAGGCAATAAACATCATCAGTGAAAAACTGATGGAATGGCTGAAGTCATTCACAGCAATGTTGCCTAATTTTGTCATTGCCATTCTGGTATTGGTATTGTTTATTATCATCGCCAAACTCATCCGACGATTGAGCAATAAGCTTGTGGGCAATTTTTCTGACCGCCCAGTGATAAAATCCTTGTTCAGTAATTCCATCTATGTAGCGGTAATTATTCTTGGATTGCTGATCGGCCTGAAAATATTGCACCTTGAGCAAGCGGTGGGTTCTTTACTGGCGGGTGCTGGGATTATTGGTTTGGCACTGGGTTTTGCTTTTCAGGATATTTCCGCAAACCTGATCTCTGGGGTCATGATGGCCTTTCGCCGACCCATTGAAGTGGGGCAACTGATAGAATCCAATGGCTTTATTGGGAAAGTGGATAAAATCAATTTGCGGGTAACACAGATAAAAAGCCTTGATGGTAAACACGTTCTGATTCCCAACAAAGACGTTTATCAAAATCCAATTATCAATTATACCAAAGACAGCGACCGCCGTGTGGATCTTGCTGTGGGGGTTGGTTATGAGGATGATTTAGAGAAAGCAAAAAAATTAGCCATCGATGCCGTTCAGCAAATTGATGGACTGAAACAGGGCAGGGAGGTGAAGCTCTTTTATACTGAATTCGGTGGCAGTTCTATTAATTATGTGATTCAGTTTTGGCTGTCGGAAGCTGGCCAACAATTTTTTCTCGAAGCCAGAAGCCAGGCGATTATGAATATCAAAAAAGCGTATGCCGAGGGGGGGATCGATATTCCATTCCCAATTAGAACCCTTGATGTCCCTCAGGAATTAATTGATGCGATCGCCAACAAGACCGACCAGCAATCGGCTGAAGACAGCAAAGCATCTAAAAAATCATCCCAGGGAGAAAAGGGCGATACGCAATAG
- a CDS encoding Hsp20/alpha crystallin family protein, giving the protein MIRDRNHRTFLNGFASNDTMSSHYMTDDLNPAFTQMEVQKIDVGHQLIIKLKTPNYKVEDIEFKILHDRIVVKGQVEKSKSAGIQPNALSVAPIPFEETIMIPESVDAQKVTANFRTGVVTILMPRS; this is encoded by the coding sequence ATGATTAGAGATAGAAACCACCGAACGTTTTTAAATGGATTTGCTTCAAATGACACCATGAGTAGTCATTATATGACAGACGATCTGAATCCCGCTTTTACCCAAATGGAGGTGCAGAAGATTGATGTTGGCCATCAGTTAATCATTAAACTCAAGACCCCCAACTACAAGGTAGAGGATATCGAATTTAAAATTTTGCATGACCGAATAGTGGTGAAGGGGCAGGTTGAAAAATCAAAATCAGCAGGTATTCAGCCCAATGCCCTGAGTGTGGCACCCATCCCTTTTGAAGAAACCATCATGATTCCTGAATCTGTGGATGCCCAAAAGGTTACTGCCAATTTCAGAACTGGGGTGGTGACTATCCTGATGCCACGCTCTTAA
- a CDS encoding DUF523 and DUF1722 domain-containing protein — translation MSEKLKIGISTCLLGVNIRYDGGHKNSRLVNKFEKIFDYHPICPEVGSGMSTPRPAIHLMEGDSPEEVRLVESKNHEVDYTDQMQAYSERETKALQDLVDGYILMGKSPSCGMDRIKVYKKAGQPSANKARGLFAEKLLVNNPLLPVEEEGRLHDAVLRENFIARVYIFREWKQFIAQEPSVAGLQLFHQKLKYKVMSHSPSALNQLGRMVSNPDKKAMDQVYKEYIALLMETIKQPAKKNGILNALQHVYGYFKNKVDEDEKKYLLEMLEDYKEGFVPLIMVRRALSHLAEKHENEYILQQNLIKRYPKHLNLYRDL, via the coding sequence ATGTCTGAAAAATTAAAAATCGGAATCAGTACCTGTCTTCTTGGTGTCAATATTCGCTATGATGGTGGCCATAAAAATTCTCGCCTGGTCAATAAGTTTGAGAAAATATTTGATTACCACCCGATTTGTCCTGAAGTGGGCAGCGGCATGAGCACTCCCCGTCCTGCGATTCATTTAATGGAAGGCGATAGCCCTGAGGAGGTGCGTCTGGTGGAATCAAAAAACCATGAAGTGGACTATACTGATCAGATGCAGGCCTATTCTGAAAGGGAAACCAAAGCACTGCAGGATTTGGTGGATGGCTATATCCTGATGGGGAAATCACCAAGCTGTGGGATGGACCGCATAAAGGTATATAAAAAAGCGGGGCAGCCTTCGGCCAATAAAGCGAGAGGACTTTTTGCTGAAAAGCTATTGGTGAACAACCCACTTTTACCCGTGGAGGAAGAGGGCCGACTGCATGATGCCGTCCTGCGGGAGAACTTCATCGCAAGGGTCTATATCTTCAGGGAATGGAAACAGTTTATAGCGCAGGAGCCTTCTGTGGCGGGCCTACAGCTCTTTCATCAGAAATTGAAATATAAGGTGATGAGTCATTCCCCTTCAGCACTGAATCAGCTTGGTCGGATGGTTTCCAATCCCGATAAAAAAGCGATGGATCAGGTGTACAAGGAGTACATTGCCTTGCTGATGGAGACGATCAAGCAACCTGCCAAGAAAAACGGCATCCTCAATGCACTTCAGCATGTGTATGGCTATTTTAAAAATAAAGTGGATGAGGATGAAAAAAAATACCTCCTTGAGATGCTTGAAGACTATAAAGAGGGCTTCGTTCCACTGATTATGGTGCGAAGGGCATTGAGCCACCTTGCTGAAAAGCATGAAAATGAATATATTCTGCAACAAAATTTAATTAAAAGGTATCCTAAGCACCTCAATCTTTATCGAGATTTGTAA